GTTTTGGCACGGTCAACGGGGTCGTGCGCTTTGTAGAGGGGGCTTGTTAGATGGTGCTTTTCTCGTTCATTGGTGTGGCAGATACGAACTTGGCTTCAGAGTCTAAGGGACCTATCATAACGGCAGTAACGGGCCTTAAACCGGATGCGGTCTACTTGATCGCTACACAGAGTGAGAATTCGAAGCACGACTTCCTCGCAGGGGGCGGTTCGGTGAAAAAGGTACTCGCAAAACTGGAACCACGGTCTAAGGTCACGATCGTTACGCTGGATATTGAAGATCCTACAGATCACAACGAGATCTACCCAAAACTGAAGGATCTGCTCGCCCCCTATGTAAAGAGTGGCGTTGATCTCACAGCCGCGATCTCCTCAGGTACACCGTCGATGCAGGTCTGTTGGATCCTTCTTGCTGAATCCGGCGATGTGCCGCTTCGACTCATCCGTACGGTTGAACCGGAGCTCTCATCAAAGACGATCCGCGATGTGACACTCGGTACCGGTCTTCCGCGCATCACTGCGTTGCAGGAAGAGAATCGTGAGCTTCGCGAAGTTGCGCTCCCGCAGATCGTGATGAAGGGCAAGAAGGGCATACTGACGATAGGAGATCGTGACGTAAAGCTCTCCCCGACGCAATTCGCCTACTATCGGTTCTTCCTTGAGCTCTGCAAGAAGGGCAAGACGGACGATGATAGACGTCTGCGTCTTAGCGGTTACGATATGAGTGATCACTTTACGACAACGGTCAATCGATTTCAACAAGAGGGATTCCCCGACTTCGAAGCAAGCGACTCGGTTCGACTGAAGAAACGCAGCATGATCGCTGCAGATGTCTTTCGCTCCAATGTCACGAAACTCAACGCAAAGATCATTAGCGTACTACCATCACGTTCACTAGCTAGGTACTATCAGATAGGTCATGTAGGCTCGAAGAAGGCACGACACTATGGCATTGAATTGGACCCGTCGAAGATCACTCTGCGATAGACGAATGTTTCTGCATCGTTGCTGACGTAGTACGCTGTACATATCCTAGAATATTGCATCTGTCAAACATCTCTTTCACTCCTTGAGGGGAACGATGAATCGTTTCTACTGGTATCTCGTCGCTGCGCTTGTTCTGTGCATCGATCCACGCGCTGCAATGGCGCAATTCCCTGTGACACTCACGCTCGATGCACGCAGTGCCGATCCCGTGGTCACTCCACCCACGCGCTCCGATGCGCGCTATCGCATCACAGTATCGGGCACGTATTCCCAGTGGCCGCAGTTCGCGGACTGTCACGGCGTAGATGCCGTGTGGGTCTACGATGTTCCTCAGGAAGAGATCGACGCGTTTCGCTGGCCGCCCAAGCAGATCCTTGGACAACCGTTTGTGGAGATCCCGCACTGGGTTGGCGACTCCACGAGCTACTCCTTCCCACCAAAGGGCTTTGGTATCGAGCCGCTGTTCGAGATCAGCTTTCGCAAGTACCTTGGCTTTCGTGTCAATGGTGAACCGTTCCCCGCTCTTCCGTTGGATCCAATACTGCACCGCTACCAGCAGACACGTGCCGGCACGGGTGAACCGTTCTCATTTCGCATCGTGGACTCTACGTTGGTCCTACAAGCAGGCACACCGGTTGCCCGACATGAAGACAACTGCGGCAGCCTCACCGTAGTGGTGGAAGAGATCCTTCCCAAGGAGATCAACATCTGCGATGTGCAGCCGATCGAGATCAATGGCGAGACCATCGGACTACGCGTAGACGCTGCAGTCCTTGAACTTGATTCAACCATCGTTGATGGTCAACGAAATCTGTTGACATCGCCCGAAAAGATCGGAATCGTCTCGGACGGCAAGTTCATTTGCCCGGATTCGCTCGTATGCGATAAGGTGCGCACGAAGCCCCTTTCCATCGGTCTCGTGGTGGATGTCTCCGGCAGCATGCAAGACATCGTCTCTTTTGAAGGGGCTTCTATCAGTCGCATTGAAGCGCTGAAGATCGCCCTGCTCGGTACGCTCAAGAAGCTGTTACCGGGCGACAGTCTGTTTCTTATCCGTTTCAACGAGACAGTTGTCCTCACGCGTGACTGGACCTCCGATACGGCGTCCCTTGGCACGGCAATACGCTCTCTCTTTGCAAGCGGCTTCACGGCCTTCCACGAAGCGATGATACAGGGTCTTACGAAGATGTCAACACATAAAGCACCTTACAAGGTGCTGATCGCGATGACCGACGGACTCAATAATCGTACTCCCTATGAAGAAGCCCCTGTCATCAACACAATACGAAGTGCGAACGTACCGGTCTATCTCATTGCTCTTGGATTCACTGGCGATACAGCAGAAGCATCAGGTCTGGCATCGATGCAGCGCTTTGTTCAAGCGGCACCGACGGGAAAGCTCTATCGGATAACGACGGGTGACGAATTGGTATCTGTCTATTCCAACATAGCGAACAACGTTGCTACGGAAGATTGCTGTCGGCTCTACTTCAAGATCCCACCATGTGATCGTGGTCAGTCAAAACGGAATCTGCGCCTTGTCTATGTAGAAGGTGACCAGATCGTATCGAAAAACATCGTTGTTGACTGTGACCTAAAGACCACCGGTGTGATGGCTGATGACAACACAGATGATGACCGCGCCGAGATGCTTCAAGCCGACCCTACACCTTCTTCCGACGTGGCCTCGATCACCTGCGATCTCACCGCACCGTCATTCGTGCAGTACGAACTTTATACGATCGATGGTGTCCTTCTACGCCGCACGGACATCGGCATGGTGGATCTTGGTCGAACACGGATCGACATCCCAGTGAACTCACTCGTGAACGGGCTCTATGTATGTAGAGTAGTTGTCGGTCGGACGGCACAGCATGTCACCATCCTTGTGCAACGATAATTCAAGAAAGAACACAAACATGAACATGAAGATCAAACTCATAGCTCTTGTCGTAGCCGCTGCGCTCAGTGTACTACAGATGCGCGCCCAATGCGACACCACCGGACAGAAGATCATTGTGTCGGCCCAACCTGCCACGGTACTTGCCGGTCTATCCATTCAACTTGTGACCGAGCTGCCTGCTACTATTCCGCCTGTGGC
This region of Ignavibacteria bacterium genomic DNA includes:
- a CDS encoding VWA domain-containing protein, which gives rise to MNRFYWYLVAALVLCIDPRAAMAQFPVTLTLDARSADPVVTPPTRSDARYRITVSGTYSQWPQFADCHGVDAVWVYDVPQEEIDAFRWPPKQILGQPFVEIPHWVGDSTSYSFPPKGFGIEPLFEISFRKYLGFRVNGEPFPALPLDPILHRYQQTRAGTGEPFSFRIVDSTLVLQAGTPVARHEDNCGSLTVVVEEILPKEINICDVQPIEINGETIGLRVDAAVLELDSTIVDGQRNLLTSPEKIGIVSDGKFICPDSLVCDKVRTKPLSIGLVVDVSGSMQDIVSFEGASISRIEALKIALLGTLKKLLPGDSLFLIRFNETVVLTRDWTSDTASLGTAIRSLFASGFTAFHEAMIQGLTKMSTHKAPYKVLIAMTDGLNNRTPYEEAPVINTIRSANVPVYLIALGFTGDTAEASGLASMQRFVQAAPTGKLYRITTGDELVSVYSNIANNVATEDCCRLYFKIPPCDRGQSKRNLRLVYVEGDQIVSKNIVVDCDLKTTGVMADDNTDDDRAEMLQADPTPSSDVASITCDLTAPSFVQYELYTIDGVLLRRTDIGMVDLGRTRIDIPVNSLVNGLYVCRVVVGRTAQHVTILVQR